GTAACGCGGCTTCGAACGACGCAACGAACAACGCGACTTCGAGGAACGCGACTCCGAACAACTATCATATATTGGCCCAGTCGGAGAGACCGGCGGATGCTGGCTGTTCACACACCACTGCCGTCGGGTGATGAGCGATCGTCGGCTATCGCGGCGCTGACGGACCGGACGGCGACGCGCTCCCGTCGGATGGTGTCTTTTTTGAGCGTTCGTACCGCACCGTCGGGTAATGACCCACGACTACGAAGAATTGGGGCTCGTCGCCGGGCTGGAGATCCACCAACAGCTCGACACGGCGAGCAAGCTCTTCTGTGGCTGCCCGACCGAGCGGCGCGATCCCGAGGAGCCGGTCCGGTCGTTCACCCGATATCTCCACCCGACGAAGTCCGAACTCGGCGAGCTCGACGAGGCCGCCCTCGAGGAGTCCCGCGTCGACCGGGAGTTCGAGTATCTCGCCTTTGACACCACCTGTCTCGTCGAGGAGGACGACGAACCGCCGGGGCGACTCGATCGGGAGGCGCTGAACACCGCCCTGGAGATCGCGGCGCTTCTGGACTGTACGGTCGTCGATCGAGCCCACGTGATGCGGAAGATCGTCGTCGACGGCTCCAACACCTCGGGCTTTCAGCGCTCGACGCTCGTCGCCACCGACGGCGAAATCGAGACCGGCGACGGCCCCGTCGGGATCGCGGACATGCTGTTGGAAGAGGAGTCCGCGGCCCGGATCGAGGAGCGCGAGGGGGGCGTGACCTACGCGCTGGACCGCCTCGGCATCCCGCTCGTCGAGATCGGGACGAAACCCGACATCCGGACGCCAGAACAGGCCCGTGAGGCCGCCGAACGAATCGGGATGTTGCTCCGCTCGACCGGAAAGGTCAAACGCGGCCTCGGGACCATCCGCCAGGACGTGAACGTCTCGATTGCCGAGGGCGCACGCGTCGAAATGAAAGGCGTCCAGAGCCTCGACGACATCGAGGCCCTCGTCGCGGGCGAGGTCGACAGACAGGTCGAGTTGCTCGATATTGCCGACACGCTCGAATCCCGGGACGCCGCGGTCGCGGAGCCGACCGACGCGACCGAGGTGTTCGCCGACACCGACAGCGGTGTGATCGCCGGGGCCGAGGCCGTCCGCGCCGTCCGGCTCGTCGGGTTCGATGGCCTCGTCGGCCGCGAGATCCAGCCCGACCGACGCCTCGGGACCGAACTGTCCGACCACGCCAAACGTCAGGGGGCGGGCGGGATCTTCCACACCGACGAACTGCCCGCCTACGGCGTCACCGAAACCGAAGTCGAGGCGCTCCGAGAGGCCGTCGCTGCCGACCCCGAAGACGCGGTCGCGATCGTGGCCGCCGACACCGACGTCGCCGAGCGCGCCATCGAAGCCGTCGCCGAGCGCGCCGAGACCGCGATCGAGGGCGTTCCGGAGGAGACCCGTGGCGCGAACGACGACGGCACCTCCCGGTATCTCCGCCCGCTTCCGGGCGCGGCGCGGATGTACCCCGAGACCGACGTGCCGCCGGCCGACCCCGATCCGGCCGAGATCGAAGCGCCGGAACTGCTCACCGAAAAGGTCGAACGCTACCGCGAGGAGCTCGACCTCGGTTCGGGGCTGGCCGAGCAGGTCGCCTACGGCCGTCACATGCCGACGTTCGAGGCCGCCGTCGGGCGCGGCGTCGACCCGACGACCGCGGCGAGCACGCTCGAGTCGACGCTGACCGAACTCCGGCGCGACGACGTCCCCGTCGGGAACCTGACCGAAGAGCACCTGCTGTCGGTGCTCGAACTCGTCGAGGCGGGCGAGTTGGCCAACGAGGGGATCGCCCCTGTCCTGACCGAACTCGCCGCGGACCCGACGCTGTCGGCCGAGGCCGCGATCGAGACCGCGGGGCTGTCCGGCGTCGACCGAGAAGCCGTCCGAGAGACCGTCGTCGAGGTGATCGAGCGCAACGAGTCCCAGATCGAAACCGAGGGGATGGCCGCCTTCT
The genomic region above belongs to Natronomonas moolapensis 8.8.11 and contains:
- the gatE gene encoding Glu-tRNA(Gln) amidotransferase subunit GatE: MTHDYEELGLVAGLEIHQQLDTASKLFCGCPTERRDPEEPVRSFTRYLHPTKSELGELDEAALEESRVDREFEYLAFDTTCLVEEDDEPPGRLDREALNTALEIAALLDCTVVDRAHVMRKIVVDGSNTSGFQRSTLVATDGEIETGDGPVGIADMLLEEESAARIEEREGGVTYALDRLGIPLVEIGTKPDIRTPEQAREAAERIGMLLRSTGKVKRGLGTIRQDVNVSIAEGARVEMKGVQSLDDIEALVAGEVDRQVELLDIADTLESRDAAVAEPTDATEVFADTDSGVIAGAEAVRAVRLVGFDGLVGREIQPDRRLGTELSDHAKRQGAGGIFHTDELPAYGVTETEVEALREAVAADPEDAVAIVAADTDVAERAIEAVAERAETAIEGVPEETRGANDDGTSRYLRPLPGAARMYPETDVPPADPDPAEIEAPELLTEKVERYREELDLGSGLAEQVAYGRHMPTFEAAVGRGVDPTTAASTLESTLTELRRDDVPVGNLTEEHLLSVLELVEAGELANEGIAPVLTELAADPTLSAEAAIETAGLSGVDREAVRETVVEVIERNESQIETEGMAAFSGLMGECMGALRGKADGEVVSELLREEIGRRT